A stretch of the Metopolophium dirhodum isolate CAU chromosome 8, ASM1992520v1, whole genome shotgun sequence genome encodes the following:
- the LOC132951290 gene encoding uncharacterized protein LOC132951290 isoform X4, whose translation MSMVVELIRLSSRPEDQTPLKSVAGGPIAAQVVDTTAADVAPLPDSAENSAPVTTENGTPLPVGSVEKPSPVEAVTTENGTPLPICSVVKPSAARTPHQAHINIGKRDMPYFRNSTKRAFTRSVSRHSAPKYGRKV comes from the exons ATGTCTATGGTAGTGGAGTTGATCAGACTCTCCAGCCGACCTGAAGATCAGACGCCGCTGAAGTCGGTCGCCGGAGGTCCGATTGCAGCACAGGTCGTAGACACCACGGCTGCGGACGTCGCTCCGCTACCGGACAGTGCGGAGAACTCGGCACCCGTCACCACGGAAAACGGCACTCCGCTGCCAGTTGGCAGCGTCGAGAAACCGTCCCCCGTGGAAGCCGTGACTACGGAAAACGGCACTCCGCTGCCGATCTGCAGTGTCGTGAAGCCGTCAGCCGCGCGGACACCAC ACCAAGCACATATAAATATTGGAAAAAGAGACATGCCTTATTTTCGAAATTCGACCAAG AGAGCTTTTACTCGGTCTGTCTCGAGACACTCAGCGCCTAAATATGGCAGAAAAGTGTGA
- the LOC132950702 gene encoding general transcription factor II-I repeat domain-containing protein 2-like, which translates to MSVEIEKQDPSLQLELCELQTDPFSSAKEIDVSFWKALPVEKYPILRDFASKMLSMFGTTYICECTFSNMKHIKSKERYRLTDETLGHLLRVSTTEIEVDFTKLSIEKPHPQVSH; encoded by the coding sequence ATGTCAGTTGAAATTGAAAAGCAAGATCCTTCACTTCAATTAGAATTATGTGAGTTACAAACAGATCCATTTTCATCTGCAAAAGAGATTGATGTGTCATTTTGGAAAGCATtaccagttgaaaaatatcCAATTCTAAGAGATTTCGCATCAAAAATGTTATCTATGTTTGGAACCACATACATATGCGAATGTACATTTTCGAACATGAAACATATTAAATCGAAGGAAAGATATCGTTTAACAGATGAAACCTTGGGACATTTACTAAGAGTTTCAACTACAGAAATAGAAGTGGATTTTACTAAACTGTCTATTGAAAAACCTCATCCTCAAGtatcacattaa